A genomic stretch from Chitinophaga agri includes:
- a CDS encoding RagB/SusD family nutrient uptake outer membrane protein has protein sequence MSVCKCGWYAILMAVFFFSCKKSFLEVTDKTVLLKQAYVKDLTSTQDYLNGIYINLVSDYAYGTKLPYAEIIADNMKPVNGGRYLMTEYMWTQQANSTSGKSNSNELWRKLYRIIRDCSFVSECADKYKNENESSARSIKGQALGIRALMHFVLVNTFAQSYNFTNDGSHPGIPYITTSDLESKETRQTVAEVYQGIEDDLKSAISLLSQSDIKTEVFNYQAAKGLLARAYLFSGEFSSAKEMATQVLSSVPLLIEGYPEKLYTREETEALFRLPPIVSEEDNYYGIFTGYYASPKWEMAYWATDDIAKILQESADDKRANWVSRSPDGWVITKFPTGATGLFPVVEGDHYQVLLRSSEMCLIASESCAHLGQLDSARIYLQKIRSRANPSVSPMPIDQGKPALLDSIYKERRKELAFDGLRMFDLLRWKQGVNRSDANSDMAKSLSYPNNKAIAPIPQQEVELSGFSQNPGY, from the coding sequence ATGTCTGTATGTAAATGCGGCTGGTACGCGATTTTAATGGCAGTCTTCTTTTTCTCCTGTAAAAAGAGCTTTTTGGAAGTTACGGATAAGACCGTTTTGTTAAAGCAAGCTTATGTCAAGGATCTGACTTCCACGCAGGATTACCTGAATGGTATTTATATCAACCTGGTAAGCGATTATGCTTATGGTACGAAATTGCCTTATGCGGAAATCATTGCCGATAATATGAAACCTGTTAATGGTGGCCGATATTTGATGACTGAGTATATGTGGACTCAACAGGCCAATAGCACAAGCGGTAAATCTAATTCTAATGAGCTTTGGCGTAAGCTGTACAGGATAATAAGAGACTGTAGCTTTGTGTCTGAGTGCGCCGACAAGTATAAAAACGAGAACGAAAGTAGTGCGAGGAGTATTAAAGGGCAGGCGCTTGGAATCAGAGCATTGATGCATTTTGTATTAGTGAATACATTTGCTCAATCTTATAATTTTACAAATGACGGTTCCCATCCGGGAATACCATATATCACAACATCCGATCTGGAGAGTAAAGAGACGAGACAAACAGTTGCTGAAGTATATCAGGGAATCGAGGATGATTTAAAGTCAGCAATTTCATTATTATCCCAAAGCGATATAAAAACGGAAGTATTTAATTATCAGGCCGCAAAGGGACTGCTTGCCCGTGCATATCTTTTTTCAGGTGAGTTTTCTTCCGCAAAGGAAATGGCTACACAGGTATTATCATCTGTGCCATTACTAATTGAGGGTTATCCGGAAAAACTTTATACGAGAGAAGAAACCGAGGCATTATTCCGGCTGCCACCAATTGTGTCAGAAGAGGATAACTACTATGGAATTTTTACAGGGTATTATGCTAGTCCTAAATGGGAAATGGCTTATTGGGCAACTGATGATATAGCAAAAATACTTCAGGAGAGCGCTGATGACAAGAGGGCGAATTGGGTGTCTCGATCACCAGATGGTTGGGTCATAACAAAGTTTCCAACAGGGGCCACAGGACTTTTCCCTGTTGTTGAAGGAGATCATTACCAGGTTCTCCTGCGATCGTCGGAGATGTGTTTAATCGCATCCGAATCTTGTGCACATCTTGGGCAGCTTGATAGCGCAAGAATATATCTTCAAAAGATACGCAGCCGTGCAAATCCTTCGGTGAGTCCAATGCCAATAGATCAGGGTAAGCCAGCCTTGCTTGATTCAATTTACAAGGAGCGACGCAAAGAGCTTGCATTCGATGGACTAAGAATGTTTGATCTGTTAAGATGGAAACAGGGTGTAAACAGATCAGATGCTAACAGTGATATGGCGAAAAGTTTGTCCTATCCCAATAATAAAGCAATTGCCCCTATTCCACAACAGGAAGTTGAATTGTCGGGATTTAGTCAGAACCCAGGTTATTGA
- a CDS encoding SusC/RagA family TonB-linked outer membrane protein, with product MHRNFTYCYAQRSLMAMLWLLLPCIYSFAQRSAQPGRNVTLTNARIPLGEVFNIIEKQTGVLLFFGELNVDQTVGVKFVSTPVEEALGTILPPIGLTYEYVKGNRDKIFIKSVMPTKKDTVMMTSISGVVTDEKGEPLPGATVRIKGAQVATATKDNGSFTLNHSGEKDVLQISFMGFVSAEVAVAGKKSIKVKLRQGDNSLQVVTAYGTTTQRALTGAVTVVKGAEIQNLPNRSFDKSLQGLVPGLLVTSGTGQPGGGLSNFVLRGIASAVNPVAGTTVRNPLIIIDGMPISQDAAQLYINERTSMTPVSNPIAQINPSDIESMSILKDAAAIALYGAKASNGVILITTKRGKAGKTQFNFRHQTDIASALLGTNDFLDQTEYMDLLYETYKNTPRIVNGVSMPWTDPEIQEDLKNKFPTRADGSFYPAPDWRREMFNSAALTVGNEISMSGGNDRSNYYLNAEYTKQNGVVKGTGYDRKSVRFNFENRPADWVKVGFNNLFSYNVQDYGGALQNDGNVYSSSVGKLSPLLPIRLEDGNYLNNFAYGGLVNNQANPAAVREYNVNRNTAFRTLNKLYGEIDFKNGVRISSNLGLDFMLSEAKEIADPRLKDIASGAVQGRIEEQHTRLSNIITTNIIKYDKIIRQRHAIGFLIGQEAQILYRKILGVGVRGQRSPYYDQISSPGVSATGLPRGYDRKETLLSYFGQLNYGFDNKYFLSGSIRKDGSSRFGADKRYGVYWSAGMGWLLSDEALLKEHLSWLNQLKIRGSIGAAGNASAIDRFTPYDQLSLGRYDGSAAVFPGSGAAGNPDVKWENTFTWDAGIESRFLDNRIGLNLDFYQRNTSNLIYSINLPLNTGFLTTLANIGRMRNKGIELTFSADVIKNTDFRWNLIANWSTNKNTLIKADVPAASLISGIIANQEGHNFNSFYLPDWGGVNATDGSQQWIDSTGKLTKDYLATTSSFVGKSQPDGFGSVTNAFAFRNIEVSFSLYYQYGFQVYNYNGLVHDGATPYLNQSKQAKNHWRKPGDVSPNPKPILNNPINNDYFSTRNLYDGDHIRLQNVSVSYSLPNVLLHDLHISNVKIYLQGNNLALWSRYKDKDVSNVDMAGISGLIYPAQKTYSIGLNASF from the coding sequence ATGCATCGAAACTTTACTTACTGCTACGCGCAGCGTAGCTTAATGGCTATGCTATGGCTATTACTTCCCTGTATTTATTCATTTGCGCAGCGAAGTGCGCAGCCTGGAAGAAATGTTACACTTACCAATGCCCGGATTCCATTAGGTGAAGTGTTTAATATTATTGAAAAACAGACGGGTGTGCTGTTGTTTTTTGGAGAGCTGAATGTGGATCAGACGGTAGGGGTAAAGTTTGTTTCTACACCCGTAGAGGAGGCGCTGGGGACGATATTGCCACCGATAGGACTGACGTATGAGTATGTGAAGGGGAACAGGGATAAGATATTTATAAAGTCGGTAATGCCGACGAAGAAGGATACGGTGATGATGACAAGTATTAGTGGCGTGGTGACGGATGAGAAGGGGGAGCCGCTGCCGGGGGCGACGGTGCGGATAAAAGGAGCACAGGTGGCAACAGCTACTAAAGACAACGGTTCCTTTACGTTGAATCATTCAGGAGAGAAGGACGTTTTACAAATCAGTTTTATGGGATTTGTATCTGCTGAAGTGGCGGTGGCGGGCAAAAAAAGTATAAAGGTGAAGTTGAGGCAGGGAGATAATAGCTTACAAGTGGTGACAGCTTATGGTACGACAACACAGCGTGCATTAACGGGTGCTGTTACGGTAGTGAAAGGAGCTGAGATACAGAATTTACCGAATAGGTCATTTGATAAAAGTCTGCAAGGTTTGGTGCCTGGGTTATTAGTGACAAGTGGTACTGGTCAGCCTGGAGGCGGGCTTAGTAATTTTGTTTTAAGAGGGATTGCGTCGGCAGTGAATCCTGTAGCTGGTACAACTGTCAGGAATCCATTAATTATAATAGATGGGATGCCCATATCCCAGGATGCGGCTCAGTTATATATAAACGAAAGAACCTCAATGACGCCTGTAAGTAATCCTATTGCCCAGATTAACCCATCAGACATTGAAAGCATGTCTATTCTCAAAGATGCCGCGGCAATTGCGTTATATGGCGCAAAAGCGAGTAATGGTGTGATATTGATTACAACAAAGAGAGGTAAAGCAGGTAAAACACAGTTTAACTTCAGGCATCAGACAGATATCGCATCAGCGCTTTTAGGAACAAATGATTTTCTGGATCAGACAGAATATATGGACTTGCTATACGAGACCTATAAGAATACTCCTCGTATAGTGAACGGTGTGTCGATGCCCTGGACAGATCCTGAAATACAGGAGGATCTTAAAAATAAATTCCCAACCCGCGCGGATGGTAGCTTTTATCCCGCTCCTGATTGGCGGAGGGAGATGTTCAATTCGGCGGCACTTACGGTTGGAAATGAAATTTCTATGTCCGGAGGTAATGATAGGAGTAATTACTATTTAAATGCGGAATATACAAAGCAAAATGGCGTCGTAAAAGGTACGGGTTACGATAGGAAGTCTGTCAGGTTTAATTTCGAAAATCGTCCTGCCGACTGGGTGAAAGTCGGATTTAATAATCTTTTTTCCTACAATGTGCAGGATTATGGGGGGGCTCTTCAGAATGATGGGAATGTTTATTCTTCCAGTGTAGGCAAATTATCTCCTTTATTGCCAATTAGATTAGAGGATGGCAATTATCTCAACAATTTTGCCTATGGTGGCTTAGTAAATAATCAGGCCAATCCTGCTGCTGTAAGAGAATACAATGTTAACAGAAATACGGCTTTCCGCACATTGAATAAGTTGTATGGAGAAATCGATTTCAAAAATGGTGTTAGAATCTCTTCTAATCTGGGACTGGATTTTATGTTGTCAGAAGCTAAAGAGATAGCCGATCCCAGATTGAAAGACATCGCATCTGGAGCGGTGCAGGGAAGAATTGAAGAGCAGCATACTCGTTTGTCAAATATCATAACTACGAATATTATTAAATACGATAAAATAATCCGGCAACGACATGCAATAGGTTTTCTGATAGGGCAAGAGGCCCAGATTTTATACCGTAAGATATTGGGGGTAGGCGTCAGAGGACAGCGATCACCATACTATGATCAAATAAGTAGCCCTGGTGTCTCTGCTACCGGGTTGCCAAGAGGATACGATAGGAAGGAGACGTTATTATCCTACTTTGGTCAGTTAAATTATGGATTTGATAATAAATACTTCTTGTCAGGAAGTATTCGTAAAGATGGCTCCTCCAGATTTGGAGCAGATAAAAGGTATGGTGTTTACTGGTCAGCTGGAATGGGCTGGTTGTTAAGTGATGAAGCGCTGTTGAAAGAGCATTTGTCGTGGTTAAATCAGCTTAAAATACGTGGGAGTATTGGTGCAGCAGGAAATGCTTCAGCAATTGACAGATTTACGCCTTATGATCAATTATCATTAGGTAGATACGACGGAAGTGCAGCAGTTTTTCCAGGGTCAGGGGCTGCTGGTAATCCGGATGTGAAATGGGAAAATACATTTACCTGGGACGCCGGTATAGAAAGCAGATTTCTTGATAATAGGATAGGACTGAATCTGGATTTCTATCAAAGAAATACTTCCAATTTAATATATAGTATTAACCTTCCACTCAACACTGGTTTTCTGACTACGCTGGCAAATATTGGTAGAATGAGAAATAAGGGAATAGAATTAACATTTTCAGCGGATGTTATTAAGAATACTGATTTTCGATGGAACTTGATTGCCAACTGGAGTACGAACAAAAACACACTGATAAAGGCTGACGTACCCGCGGCAAGTTTAATATCAGGCATAATTGCTAATCAGGAAGGGCATAATTTCAATTCTTTTTACCTGCCCGATTGGGGCGGTGTTAACGCTACAGATGGAAGTCAGCAATGGATAGATTCAACAGGAAAGCTCACTAAAGATTATTTAGCAACAACTAGCTCGTTTGTAGGAAAGTCCCAGCCTGACGGATTTGGATCAGTGACGAATGCTTTTGCATTCAGGAATATAGAGGTTTCTTTCTCTTTATATTATCAGTATGGATTTCAGGTCTACAATTATAATGGGTTAGTGCACGACGGCGCTACCCCCTATCTAAACCAGAGTAAACAGGCAAAAAATCATTGGCGTAAGCCAGGAGATGTTTCTCCTAATCCCAAACCGATACTAAATAATCCCATAAACAATGACTATTTCTCGACGAGAAATTTATATGATGGCGATCATATAAGACTTCAGAATGTATCGGTAAGCTATAGCTTACCCAATGTTCTACTTCACGATTTGCACATCAGCAATGTCAAAATATATCTTCAGGGAAACAACCTGGCTCTTTGGTCCAGATATAAGGACAAGGATGTGTCAAATGTTGACATGGCAGGTATTTCCGGACTTATATATCCTGCGCAGAAAACATACTCTATTGGTCTTAATGCAAGTTTCTAA
- a CDS encoding metallophosphoesterase — protein MRNYYILILCLLIAITEGIAQDRSKMILVIECSSGVAKDSVELTSVSSQREFVTRERSTLYLSQCPVTKVFNADAPLLITGRGEETATSFYCILEPGDSLVVSYKNDDIVLSGVGVEKNLLKRELLMITDAMKRPSNPFRYYTYSLDDYWEWNVYLDKQMSNALSLIEQRKNILSPKVYQLLKVETILHTQEQKHDKFRGLYSLYIKNGSVSGISREMLAQIFDKTFFNADFNWMRSQKIGLSGDLGFVKDLIERNGLYPREYDSLAGGAIGRLREYYEVGKKMYAGDALESFLIEMMTTEVIYDEGYKKGFGKQVDDLLQHFYSDPAIDLKAKQMVRSSEEKYRQKSVGAGAVFPSFSFRDKHGRYYKNQDFEGKFIIFNFNTEVEKKLDLSGIEDMLSNDPRMLVVNAKINKVGKGVHVKKTKNSKPYVTYNQLDLYPSPDDDISSLIKTFQLQERKNVFILNEKGTILANFPTDFDRSELRTMLKERLNVLADGPYIVKEGEQNASYEIGQHGDLTRVVCGKNSFIEVNTDILGKSFEIKLKDTIYSEPVEFDKPSKIMALSDIEGNFKSFRELLQANKVIDTNFRWCFDSGHLVINGDMFDRGEQVTECLWLIYKLEDEAREAGGYVHFILGNHEIMNLSGNHRYVKDKYKRNSKKIGRRYSGLFDEYSELGKWLRSKNIAEKVGDLLFVHGGISPEVCDLEITLHDMNAMAKNYYDKDTVAARSSDNRLAALYNVKISPFWYRQYYLENETKVTVSARGIDTTFRTPESVIDKTLKLYNVNHIVTGHTIIKGNTYGKYVTTHYSNKVINTDTHHAKGDTEALMFDRNVYYRVNKEGMRVLLFSQPAAYTLK, from the coding sequence ATGAGAAACTACTATATATTGATCCTGTGTCTATTGATTGCGATAACAGAAGGCATAGCACAAGACAGGAGTAAAATGATTTTAGTTATTGAATGCTCTTCTGGTGTTGCCAAAGATTCTGTTGAATTGACGTCAGTTTCCAGTCAAAGGGAATTTGTGACCAGGGAAAGAAGCACATTATATCTTAGTCAATGTCCGGTAACTAAGGTGTTCAATGCCGATGCGCCTCTCCTTATAACAGGGAGAGGTGAGGAAACTGCCACCAGTTTCTATTGTATTTTGGAGCCAGGTGATAGTTTGGTGGTCAGTTATAAAAATGATGACATCGTTTTATCTGGTGTTGGGGTGGAGAAAAATTTGCTCAAGAGAGAACTCCTCATGATCACAGATGCTATGAAGCGACCATCGAATCCTTTTAGATACTATACGTATTCACTGGACGATTATTGGGAATGGAACGTGTATTTGGATAAGCAAATGTCTAATGCATTGTCATTAATAGAGCAAAGAAAGAATATCCTGTCTCCAAAGGTATATCAACTATTAAAAGTTGAAACAATTCTCCATACGCAGGAACAGAAACACGATAAATTTAGAGGTTTATATTCATTGTATATTAAAAATGGCAGCGTCTCAGGAATATCGAGGGAGATGCTGGCACAGATCTTTGATAAAACTTTCTTTAATGCCGATTTTAACTGGATGCGTTCTCAGAAAATAGGTCTTTCGGGCGACCTTGGTTTTGTAAAGGACTTAATAGAAAGAAACGGGTTATACCCCAGGGAGTATGATAGTCTGGCAGGCGGAGCTATTGGACGTCTACGGGAATATTATGAAGTTGGAAAGAAGATGTATGCTGGTGACGCGTTGGAGAGTTTTCTTATTGAGATGATGACGACAGAGGTAATTTACGATGAGGGATACAAGAAAGGATTTGGCAAGCAAGTTGATGACTTGCTGCAACATTTTTATTCAGACCCGGCAATAGATCTTAAAGCAAAGCAGATGGTACGCTCTTCTGAAGAAAAATATAGGCAGAAATCAGTAGGAGCCGGTGCTGTATTTCCTTCTTTTTCTTTTCGTGATAAGCATGGCAGATATTACAAGAACCAGGACTTTGAAGGTAAATTCATCATTTTTAACTTCAATACTGAAGTGGAAAAGAAATTAGATTTATCAGGAATTGAGGATATGTTAAGTAACGATCCACGAATGCTGGTAGTAAATGCAAAGATCAATAAAGTTGGAAAAGGCGTACACGTTAAAAAGACTAAAAATTCAAAGCCGTATGTTACCTATAACCAATTGGATCTGTATCCCTCTCCTGATGACGATATAAGCAGCCTTATAAAAACATTTCAATTACAGGAGCGGAAAAACGTATTTATACTTAATGAGAAAGGCACCATATTGGCTAATTTTCCAACTGATTTTGATCGTTCTGAATTGCGCACTATGTTAAAGGAACGCTTGAATGTATTGGCTGATGGTCCATATATCGTTAAGGAAGGAGAGCAAAATGCTTCGTATGAGATAGGGCAACATGGTGACCTGACGAGAGTAGTGTGCGGAAAGAATAGTTTTATAGAAGTTAATACGGATATTCTGGGGAAGTCCTTTGAGATCAAACTGAAAGATACAATTTATTCAGAGCCAGTGGAATTTGACAAACCTTCGAAGATAATGGCATTGTCTGATATAGAGGGCAATTTTAAATCTTTCAGGGAGCTGCTGCAGGCTAATAAGGTTATAGATACTAACTTCAGATGGTGCTTTGATAGTGGTCATTTGGTTATTAATGGTGATATGTTTGACAGAGGAGAACAAGTCACCGAATGTCTATGGTTAATTTATAAGTTGGAAGATGAAGCCAGAGAGGCTGGAGGATATGTTCATTTTATATTGGGCAATCATGAGATCATGAACTTGAGTGGCAATCATAGATATGTGAAGGACAAGTATAAGCGTAATTCGAAAAAGATAGGAAGACGCTACAGTGGACTTTTTGACGAATACAGTGAACTAGGTAAATGGTTGAGAAGTAAAAATATCGCTGAAAAGGTAGGGGATTTACTTTTTGTGCATGGAGGAATCAGTCCTGAGGTTTGTGACCTGGAGATTACTTTACACGATATGAACGCTATGGCGAAAAATTACTATGATAAGGATACCGTAGCCGCCCGGTCAAGTGATAATCGGTTAGCAGCCCTTTATAATGTTAAAATATCGCCATTTTGGTATAGACAATACTATTTGGAGAATGAAACCAAAGTTACCGTTAGTGCCAGGGGAATTGATACTACATTTAGAACTCCGGAATCAGTGATAGATAAAACACTTAAACTGTATAATGTTAACCATATTGTCACCGGGCATACTATTATTAAAGGAAATACATATGGTAAATACGTGACCACTCATTATTCTAATAAAGTGATTAATACGGATACACATCATGCAAAAGGTGACACTGAAGCACTCAT